From the Elusimicrobiota bacterium genome, the window AAACAGTTTGGTTCTGCCGGGGATGTGGTATTAATAGAACAACGGTGGTATGGAGAGGAAGCGACTATCCTGGCGTTTTGTGATGGTGAAACACTTGTCCCGATGCTGCCGTCACAGGATCATAAACGCGTTTATGACGATGATAAAGGGCCGAATACCGGCGGGATGGGTGCGTACGTACCCGCTCCGGTGATAGATATTAAAATGTGGGATAAAGTTAAGGCACGGATATTCAATAATTTCCTTACCGGGTTGAAGAAAGAAAATATTGTGTACCACGGGGTGATATATTTTGGGTTAATGATTGTTAATTCCGACCCGTACCTTATAGAGTTTAACTGCAGGTTCGGTGATCCTGAATGCCAGGTGGCCCTTCCTGCACTTGAAGATGACCTTATGGAAATTATTGAACTTACCGCAGAAAAAAAATTGTATGAACTAAAACCTGAGTTCAGTAAATTAGCAGCGGTATGTATTGTCCTTGCTTCCGGCGGGTATCCCGGGAGTTATGTTAAAGGTAAAGTTATCACCGGGCTTGATGCTGCAGCGGAGGATTCTAATGTCACGGTCTTCCATGCTGGTACGGTTGCGATAGATGGAAAAATCCTTACCTCCGGCGGGCGTGTGTTAGGCGTTACCGGTGTGGGTAAAGATATTAGAGAAGCTGTTAACCGTGCGTATAGTGCAGTATCCAAAATTTCATTTGACGGTATGCATTACCGTAAAGACATCGCTGCACGTGCGTTGAAGCGTATATAATAAGTTATTACTACAAAAACATTATTTCGGTGGGTGCCATTCCACACCGCTTGCTTTCAGCGTAGGGACAATCAATCCGTTATGCTGTTCCAGTAATTCAATCGCTTTATTGGTATCTACGTCCAGCATTATGCGTACTACCGCAATATTTACCGGTGCGGGAAGGCCTTTCCCTGCTTTACGCGCTTCTTCCGTACTCTTGAGTATATCGTGGATATAATGGTTTGCCATGTCATACGGTACACCAAGTAAGCCTACAACTAACCGTGTTGCACGGTCAATAAGTTTTTTATTACTCGGCGATACATAGGTCATGTAGTTGCCCATAACGCGTCCTAACCGTACCATCACAAGCGTAGATAATGAGTTCAACAGCATCTTCAACACTATTGCCTGTGTAGTGTACAGTGCTGACATCCTGACATTTTTTACGATGACCTGTATATCTGTCTTCGGTAATGCTGACTTATCAACTTTTCTGTGGGTTACTATAACGATAGCCGTCTTCCCGCCTTTTTCCCGTGCGGAGTCCAATGTACGGCGGACAAATGAGTTTTTGTCAGTCAAAGTATCAACCTCATCGCCGTAACAGACCGCGACAACAAGATTACCCGCGCCGGTAGGACGGAATTTAAGTGCTTGCTCTCCGGAAATAACAAACTTCAGAATATCTTCATTCGCGATCTTCGGGAGGTCATTTTTTATACGCTGGAATGTTTCATCGCCTAATAACTGGCGGTAGGTTTCCTGTGACCAGTTAATCCCGCGGATAGGGTGTTTCAATAAAGATTCCCATGCACTGTTATTATCCTTAGCGTCGAGGACCATGTATACTGCCGAAGCTTTGGCTTCCGGTTTATCTATCGGCCGGAAGGGCGGGTTATAAAATGTTGGTGACCGTTCCGTGGTGTCAGTCAGTACGATCAAACTTGATTTATCTCCGGCTATGTATAACGTATACCCTTTCTCCGGATTAGGGTCGTCCATAGCATAAAAATTTCCGCCGGTACGGTAAATTTCACTTTCCAGCTCAACAATTTTGCTGAAGTCAGAGATCGCAGTGCGTACTGTTGCCGGGATTTCATAAGACAAATCTGACATATGACGGATATCGCAGTACTCAGGGTCTAATCCTATAGTTTTCAATTCTTTCATTGATAACGTTTTTGAGAGTATTCTGTATAACGCAACTTCCATAATTGAGGATACCACCAGAGTTTCACTGCTGGTTGCCTGCATGCGGGTAGAACCCGTGATTGCCTGTGAGCCTGTGGTGAGGTTAATCTTTGTAATTCTCGGGTCAGTGATAACTTCTCGGCTCCGGATAACTTTATCACACAAAATTGCGTCAGGATTGTTGTACACAAAAAAAACGTCAGCGCCGTCTTCCACACCAGCCCATGCGGTACCTATCACATGCGAGGTTTCACCGCCTTCTGTGATAGAAAACACAACATCGCCTTTACCTAATCCTAGGTCACGGATTTGTTTTTTCCCGAATGCGGTTTGATCTTCATAACCTTCTACTGATTTGATTAACGCAAAATCGCCGCCAGCCATTACACTAAATACGCGGGTATCCAAGTCTTTAGGTAACTCGCTGGAGTTAAGCTTATTTTTGATCTCCGGATGTTTCTCCGTGAGGTTCTGCCAGAACCCGCGCCAGGTGGCTTCCATCTGGATACTTAACCGTCCCGTAGCGCCGCAGCCGGTAAAAAAGATTTTGTTGCCTCTCAACAACGCGGCTTCTACTTTATCAATTGCGAGGTCAAGCTTGCTTTCGTATGCCATACGCTGGAATACCGGTGGGATCTGATAATCCACGAGGTTAAGTTGTTCCAGTGCTTTCTTAGTATTTTTTTCTGCAACCTTGCTTAAATTACGCGTGATTGGATGCGAGCGTTCCGTCATTAAGTTTCCCAGGCGAAACTGTGTCTCGTTCTTAAGAAAATACTCCGCGTCCTTCGAAAACGGTACGTTTTTAGGTAATACGTTTGACATAAAAATTAATAAAAATCCCCTTTCAATGGTTTTAACTATTTTTTTAGTAAGGTGTTATTATACTAAATACTTCATAGAAGTAAACCCTTTACCTCCTACTTTGTAGTAACTCTTGCTTTTCGTTCAGGTATAATTACTCGGTTATATATCTGTGCCTCATCAATTAAACCTTTAAAATTGTTCAAAACAATATCAACATGACTCCTAACATTATTATCATTTAAATCTACAGGTGCAGTGCCGCCGATGAAGACAGCGTCCATGCGTGAACCCATCGAAACGTTTGTGAGCTCCGATGCGGATAATTTATAGTCAAGATACAATTGAACACTTGTAGAGGATGTGTTATTGTCATAAATACCAGTTAGCCGGTGCCAGTTTTTGTCAATTTTACTATTAGTTTCTAAATTTATTGTTTGTCCTGTATTATTATCTATCCTGAAACACAACGAGTCGTCGTTGATACGAAAATTATAAGGATCACATGCTGAATATCCGATGGATAACTGAGACAGAATACAGGTGTCAGCAGGATATTTATCGGTATCGCATTTTATCCGGCAATCAATAGTCCAACCTCCAGTTCCGGGGTACATTAGGCTTTGGCTTGCGGGGATTTCAATATAATCGTCTATACCATCGAAATACAATGCTGTATTTGCTCTTCTCACTGTGGTAACCCATTTTGGGTTTCCATAGATAATTCCATGATTTCTATATCCTGAATAATCAAAAGCAATATCCCCGTTTCCTTCTTCAAACTTCCAGTATCCCACGAGCGAAGAGTCACCATGTTCTAGCTGAATAGTTAAACTTTTGGTTTGATTCTCGGAGATATCAACATTTTTTGTGAGTTCAGATATATATCCAATAAAAGAAACAAAAATCAGATACTTCCCAGTTTTTATATTGGTAAAAAAGTTACCTTGATGATCTGTTGTTGATACATACTTCAAAACATTATCTGTGAATACTTCAACAACAGCACCGTTTATTGGAAGCCCAGTATCTTTGTCTCTTACAATCCCTTGAATTGTTCCGGTTGACTTGTCTGTAAGTAATAACTTGTTTTCTATACAATCAAGCAACTCGTTTTCAATTTCGCCTTTTTGTGATGCTTTAATCTCCCATTCTTGTTTATTAGTTCTTTTAAGAGTAGAGTACGTTCCATAATTAACAGAAAACATTTCGTCATACGAGTTTTCAAACGTACTGCCCATAGTTATTGTTGTGTTATGTTCATCAATCGATGTGAGTTTAGTATAGACAAAAAAATTGAGTGGTCCATTACCAACAAAATAATCAGCTCTGTCTTTCTCCGTATATGACCTTCCACCGCTATAAGTAGAATATAGTTGTGCTAATCTGTTTTGTTGTATATTTAAGTTTCTGGTAATAATTAACCTTTCATTTTTTAACAATTCAAGATCCTTGCTATATTCAGAGAAACATTGAATTGTTTTTTGCCACACTGTTTCAAACGGTATCGAAAACGTGCGGGAAAAAGTTTTGCCGCCTAAATTTCTTGGAAATAAACCATCACATACTATCTCTTGATAAAACTTTGTGTTAGTAAGGCATGGGGTAGTAATATTTACTTCAGGGATCTCTTGTGCAGAAGCAGAAAGAGGAATTAACAGCATACAAGCAATGCATATCATTTGTTTAAGGATGAACATGAAATTATTATAACAAATATTTTGTCTAATTAATATGTTACTCAATTCCTGTTTTGACTTCCCACAAACATTTAGTAAAATATCCTTAGTCTGGCCGTACTGTTCTTGTTGTATACATGTCGTTAACAATAGTATGAATATTTATGCGTAATTTTGGGTGTATGGATTGTCTAAATAATTATAAGGAACTAATGGAGGGAAAAATGGCGAAAACAAGGGTGTTAGCAAAATATACATATTTATCTGTAATATTATTATCTATATTTTTATCCGTACCGGTTTTCGCGGAACTACAGGTGTTAACCTGGACGCCAGAGAGTGATACCATGGCTGATGTTGATACCATTAGTGTATCTTTTAACACACCTATGGTAGCGTTAGGGAAATTGCCGGAAGGTAACGGTACCGGCCCGATGATAATAAATCCGCCGGTTGAAGGACAGTACCGATGGGTAAACACCACTACGTTGACGTGTACGATAAAAACCAAATTGCCATTAGCTACTGAGTTTAAAGTGGTTATACCCAAAGGTATAAAATCGGAAATATCCGGTGATGTGTTGGAACAACCGTTTATGTGGACATTCAACACATTACGGCCGGACCTGGTACAATCATATCCCCGGCATAATCAAAAGTGGGTAAGATTGGATACCAAAATATTTTTGGTATTTAACCAACCAATGGATCCTGTCAAAGCACGGCCGTTTATTAAGTTGTATGAAACCTGTATGCGTGAAGGACAGAAGGAGCAAGAAGTAAACTGTTATATACGCAAAGCAGTAGCACAGGATACTATTGATAATGTACAGCACGAGTATAACGAATATTATGATATAGAACATCAGAACCTTACAA encodes:
- the purD gene encoding phosphoribosylamine--glycine ligase, which gives rise to MAKKVLAVIGSGGREHAMVWKLAKSPEVGKIYCLPGNGGIASIAGCMPKITAEDIDGILSFVKEKKVDYTIVGPEAPLVAGITEKFQSQGLKIYGPTSSAARFEGSKVFSKMFMTKHGIPTAAYREVKTVAEGDAAIAEMFKTSKGVVVKADGLAAGKGVIVCDTPEQASTAVRQMVTEKQFGSAGDVVLIEQRWYGEEATILAFCDGETLVPMLPSQDHKRVYDDDKGPNTGGMGAYVPAPVIDIKMWDKVKARIFNNFLTGLKKENIVYHGVIYFGLMIVNSDPYLIEFNCRFGDPECQVALPALEDDLMEIIELTAEKKLYELKPEFSKLAAVCIVLASGGYPGSYVKGKVITGLDAAAEDSNVTVFHAGTVAIDGKILTSGGRVLGVTGVGKDIREAVNRAYSAVSKISFDGMHYRKDIAARALKRI
- a CDS encoding carboxypeptidase regulatory-like domain-containing protein encodes the protein MLLIPLSASAQEIPEVNITTPCLTNTKFYQEIVCDGLFPRNLGGKTFSRTFSIPFETVWQKTIQCFSEYSKDLELLKNERLIITRNLNIQQNRLAQLYSTYSGGRSYTEKDRADYFVGNGPLNFFVYTKLTSIDEHNTTITMGSTFENSYDEMFSVNYGTYSTLKRTNKQEWEIKASQKGEIENELLDCIENKLLLTDKSTGTIQGIVRDKDTGLPINGAVVEVFTDNVLKYVSTTDHQGNFFTNIKTGKYLIFVSFIGYISELTKNVDISENQTKSLTIQLEHGDSSLVGYWKFEEGNGDIAFDYSGYRNHGIIYGNPKWVTTVRRANTALYFDGIDDYIEIPASQSLMYPGTGGWTIDCRIKCDTDKYPADTCILSQLSIGYSACDPYNFRINDDSLCFRIDNNTGQTINLETNSKIDKNWHRLTGIYDNNTSSTSVQLYLDYKLSASELTNVSMGSRMDAVFIGGTAPVDLNDNNVRSHVDIVLNNFKGLIDEAQIYNRVIIPERKARVTTK